The following coding sequences are from one Augochlora pura isolate Apur16 chromosome 6, APUR_v2.2.1, whole genome shotgun sequence window:
- the Rpiiic53 gene encoding RNA polymerase III subunit C53: MASDKNDSVNSNHTLPTNVKIKVEPGTSMPASIRNIKIEPGLSSTTRLTSFRLPRDLTLGGNIKLEKSKKVYTPNLNAQRTKKKDDPGSGDSAKPGRGKGIVRGRGRGGKNDRGRGRASNLIQSSGIWSTGINSTPGKRSSSGGGGGGGGGYGDSDRSSQTALEKPKLDLNRTIDKAEEEEKLKLLLRDDFIDSGEPEDTDNGPVTLPMLKAKLQKIEIKQEISSEEELNTKPIISENGEVLSPKQEVKVKVPKPDIKQEEDLDSISQVIENKTNSYILIQFPDCLPGFVGSAEDTRTTRPNASTQDKENGTTSDTDFCTLNSLKPGILGKLQILESGKTRLVLGENSLIVDLGSRVSFRQDLIAAKVDTEKLTGDLINLGPVSNTLVCSPDWESMLA, encoded by the exons ATGGCTTCTGATAAGAACGATTCTGTCAATTCAAACCACACACTTCCAACGAACGTGAAGATCAAAGTTGAACCAGGGACGTCGATGCCTGCttctataagaaatattaaaatcgaacCTGGTCTGTCGTCTACAACGAGACTCACTTCGTTCCGTCTACCAAGAGACCTAACTTTAGGaggaaatataaaacttgaaaaatctaaaaaagtGTACACACCAAATTTAAATGCTCAGagaacaaaaaagaaaga TGATCCTGGATCAGGTGATTCTGCAAAACCAGGGAGGGGTAAAGGTATTGTTCGAGGACGTGGTAGAGGTGGCAAAAATGATAGAGGCCGTGGAAGAGCTAGCAACTTAATACAA TCTAGTGGTATTTGGTCTACTGGAATAAATAGCACACCTGGTAAACGTAGCAgcagtggtggtggtggtggtggtggtggaggcTATGGGGACAGTGACAGAAGCTCTCAAACAGCCTTAGAAAAAccaaaattagatttaaatcGTACCATTGACAAAGCTGAGGaagaagagaaattaaaattgttattgagAGATGATTTCATTGATTCTGGAGAACCTGAAGATACTGATAATGGACCCGTTACCTTGCCAATGCTCAAAg CAAAACtacagaaaatagaaattaaacagGAGATAAGTAgtgaagaagaattaaatacaaaaccAATTATATCAGAGAATGGAGAAG tattatcaCCTAAACAGGAAGTTAAAGTCAAGGTCCCTAAACCGGATATAAAACAGGAAGAAGACCTGGATAGTATTTCGCAGGTTATCGAAAACAAGACGAATTCGTACATTCTAATACAG TTTCCAGATTGTTTACCTGGTTTTGTTGGAAGTGCTGAAGACACCAGAACTACTCGTCCAAATGCATCAACCcaagataaagaaaatggaacTACTTCGGACACAGACTTTTGTACTTTGAATTCCTTAAAGCCTGGTATTCTAgggaaattacaaattttagaGTCAGGAAAAACTCGATTAGTCTTGGGGGAGAACAGTTTGATCGTAGACCTGGGATCGCGGGTTAGTTTTCGACAg GATCTGATCGCTGCGAAAGTAGATACCGAAAAATTAACTGGggatttaataaatcttgGACCAGTTAGTAACACGCTTGTCTGTTCCCCTGATTGGGAATCTATGTTGGCAtag